In a single window of the Acidobacteriota bacterium genome:
- a CDS encoding TolC family protein yields MRKRSIRSFTFGVAMLLCVAAAWGQVAPTPPRTSSFERYLDQANGMTADAAVSYAIDNNPEIEAMRKEAKAGEFLIAQARLRPNPSVEVSGSKQIGGEDNSFMVEGGIPLELGGRRGSRIRVAESELEIRKLAVAERERMLAAEVRMLFGEALAAILKLKFIEEMLGAAIENYDLVSAQVDEGRRAPLERNMEVVELNRIRAMREMAEGDAEIRLIDLRNLMGMQPDVPLKIKGDLESPIVQMQPLAEAVQNALRSRTDLSGARAVERLAAARTDQARAEGRIDADAMIGYQRMRSGFPLSGYNEMGVLMPIMDRMNFFTFGVRLNLPVRNRNQGMIAASVLEEEAAAKRREFGELVVRRDVAAAYARYNRAARAEQIFRVGVREQAAQNLDVVRQTYELGSKTLLDYIGELRRFIDTEIGFIEAQKELYLARIEVLRSVNSTELINK; encoded by the coding sequence ATGCGTAAGCGTTCGATCAGATCTTTCACTTTCGGTGTAGCGATGCTTCTATGCGTCGCTGCCGCTTGGGGACAGGTTGCGCCTACACCGCCGAGAACGAGTTCTTTCGAGCGATATCTGGATCAGGCGAACGGAATGACGGCTGATGCGGCCGTTTCGTATGCCATCGACAACAATCCGGAGATCGAGGCGATGCGAAAAGAGGCCAAGGCGGGCGAGTTCCTCATTGCTCAGGCCCGCCTGCGGCCGAATCCGAGTGTGGAGGTGAGCGGATCGAAACAGATCGGAGGCGAGGATAACAGCTTCATGGTTGAGGGCGGAATTCCCTTGGAATTGGGCGGCCGCCGCGGCTCAAGAATACGGGTTGCCGAGAGTGAGCTGGAAATACGAAAACTTGCCGTCGCCGAACGCGAACGCATGCTTGCGGCCGAGGTTCGGATGCTGTTTGGTGAGGCACTGGCCGCGATCCTAAAACTCAAATTCATCGAAGAGATGCTGGGCGCTGCCATTGAGAATTACGACCTCGTTTCGGCACAGGTAGATGAGGGCCGCCGTGCTCCGCTCGAGCGGAATATGGAGGTCGTCGAACTGAATCGCATCAGGGCAATGCGGGAAATGGCCGAGGGCGATGCCGAGATACGTCTGATCGATCTTCGAAATCTCATGGGAATGCAGCCCGATGTCCCGCTTAAGATCAAGGGCGATCTTGAGAGCCCAATTGTTCAGATGCAGCCATTGGCGGAAGCGGTGCAGAACGCACTTCGATCACGAACGGATCTTTCGGGTGCCCGTGCCGTCGAAAGGCTCGCCGCTGCAAGGACCGATCAGGCACGAGCCGAGGGCCGGATCGATGCCGACGCCATGATCGGTTACCAGCGGATGCGGTCCGGCTTTCCGCTCTCGGGTTACAACGAAATGGGAGTTCTGATGCCGATCATGGACCGGATGAATTTCTTCACTTTCGGCGTACGACTCAACCTGCCCGTGCGTAACCGGAATCAAGGTATGATCGCCGCATCCGTTCTTGAGGAAGAGGCTGCGGCAAAGCGGCGTGAATTCGGTGAACTGGTGGTCCGACGCGACGTTGCGGCCGCGTATGCGAGATATAACCGGGCGGCTCGTGCCGAACAGATCTTCCGCGTCGGCGTCAGGGAACAGGCTGCGCAAAATCTGGACGTCGTGCGGCAAACGTACGAACTCGGGTCAAAGACGCTGCTCGATTACATAGGCGAATTGAGGCGTTTCATCGATACGGAAATCGGCTTCATCGAAGCTCAGAAGGAACTTTATCTGGCACGGATCGAGGTTCTGCGTTCGGTAAATTCTACGGAGTTGATCAACAAATGA
- a CDS encoding cupredoxin domain-containing protein encodes MKHRNIIAVVIVMLAVLAGSAAAQTKGKQRSQSARIKITQMGYEPGSITLKRGIPAQLTFLRLTDNTCATEVVFPDYGINRPLPLNTPVTVRLTPKKAGEFAFTCGMNMHRGKMIVR; translated from the coding sequence ATGAAACATAGAAATATCATTGCAGTAGTGATTGTCATGCTCGCGGTTCTTGCAGGCAGCGCAGCCGCTCAAACCAAAGGAAAACAGCGGTCACAATCGGCCCGCATCAAGATCACACAAATGGGCTATGAACCGGGCAGTATTACGCTAAAACGCGGAATTCCGGCACAGCTTACCTTTTTGCGTCTGACCGACAACACCTGTGCCACCGAGGTCGTTTTTCCGGATTACGGCATCAATCGCCCTTTGCCGCTTAATACACCGGTTACCGTCAGGCTCACACCTAAGAAAGCCGGTGAGTTCGCATTTACCTGCGGTATGAATATGCACCGCGGAAAGATGATCGTTCGTTGA
- a CDS encoding efflux RND transporter permease subunit — MINWLLEWSIRNRVIVIAVYVALAVAGYFALVHTPIDAIPDVSDNQVIVFTDWPGRSPKEVEDQVTYPLVSNLQGLPGVRTVRASSAFSFSMINVIFEDNIELYWARTRILERLNLVAAQLPAGVTPTLGPDASGLGQVYWYTLESEQHDLRELRTIQDWFVRYQLNSTEGIAEVATVGGYVQQYQVDIDPNKLRAYNIPLSKVLMAVESSNTNVGGNVVEQAGEWAVVRGIGLVESVADVETIVVGSQGGTPIYVRDLGEVKIGNAFRTGSLDKNGKEAVGGVVIMRYGVSALVAIENIKKKIEEIKPGLPPGVSIVPFYDRTDLINRTADTLKTALIEELILVTLVNLIFLAHFRSIFIVTIPLPLAALCSFLFMYFFGITSNIMSLAGIAIAISDLVDAGIVVTENAYRAIEKEGVSFKDKERVWQIVLDATKMVGRPIFASMAIIVVAFVPVFALTGQEGKLFHPLAYTKTFAMIAAAFIAVTLVPVLCGFLLGGKLRPEEWNPLMRFLRAIYKPVLTTALRNRPATIAIAFVFFAGAMFVTTQIGSEFMPALNEGDLMYMPVTDPGISLDEATRILSKQDEIIAGFPEVKWAVGKAGRAESSTDPAPINMNETVVHLKPESEWRPGMTREKLIGEMDAELRMPGVTNIWTQPIINRIEMLATGIRSQIGIKVFGNDLETIEKTGQEIAAIIRDVPGAADVYPEQIGGAPYIDIDINRPAAARYGIEVATIQEVVERGIGETNLTTTIEGRNRFPIRVRYSEEFRSSPEAIGRIPVTSPTGESIPLSMLAEIRTVEGPAMIQSENGLLRGTVLLNVRGRDIGSFVEEADALLRQKMQMPTGYYFNWSGQYENQVRARERLMIVIPIVILIIFATLYFTYHSLLEAAHVLLAVPFALTGGFYLLWMLQYNFSVAVWVGFIALFGAAVQTAVVMVVYLEEAVRRKREELGELDSDSLLDAVTEGALLRLRPKVMTVATIVFGLMPIMWSSGAGSEVMKPLATPVFGGMISSLVHVLIVTPVIFYWIRIWELKKE; from the coding sequence ATGATCAATTGGTTGCTTGAATGGTCTATCAGGAATCGCGTGATCGTGATCGCGGTCTATGTCGCGCTTGCGGTGGCGGGCTATTTTGCGCTTGTGCATACGCCTATCGATGCAATTCCCGATGTCTCTGACAATCAGGTCATAGTGTTTACCGACTGGCCCGGGAGGTCGCCGAAGGAGGTCGAGGATCAGGTAACTTATCCGCTGGTCTCAAATCTTCAGGGGCTTCCCGGCGTCAGGACTGTAAGGGCAAGCTCGGCATTCAGCTTCTCGATGATCAACGTGATCTTCGAGGACAACATTGAATTATATTGGGCACGAACGCGAATTCTCGAACGTTTGAATCTCGTTGCCGCGCAGCTGCCCGCCGGTGTAACGCCGACGCTCGGGCCCGATGCGAGCGGGCTCGGGCAGGTATATTGGTACACGCTCGAGTCTGAACAGCACGATCTGCGTGAGCTGCGTACCATACAGGATTGGTTCGTTCGTTACCAGCTCAATTCGACCGAGGGAATCGCCGAGGTCGCAACCGTCGGCGGATATGTTCAGCAGTATCAGGTAGATATCGATCCGAACAAACTCCGCGCGTATAACATCCCGTTGTCCAAGGTCCTAATGGCTGTCGAGAGTTCAAACACGAACGTCGGCGGCAACGTCGTCGAACAGGCAGGCGAATGGGCGGTGGTACGCGGCATTGGCTTGGTCGAGTCTGTCGCCGACGTCGAAACCATCGTCGTAGGATCGCAAGGCGGGACGCCTATCTACGTTCGCGATCTCGGCGAGGTAAAGATCGGCAATGCATTCCGCACGGGTTCGCTCGACAAGAATGGCAAAGAGGCCGTCGGCGGCGTCGTGATAATGCGTTACGGTGTCAGCGCCTTGGTCGCGATCGAGAACATTAAAAAGAAGATCGAGGAGATAAAGCCGGGATTGCCGCCCGGCGTCTCGATCGTCCCATTCTACGACCGAACAGACCTGATAAATCGAACGGCTGACACATTGAAGACGGCTCTCATCGAGGAACTCATCCTCGTTACGCTGGTAAACCTTATTTTTCTGGCGCATTTCAGGTCGATCTTTATCGTCACGATACCGCTTCCGCTGGCGGCACTCTGCTCGTTCTTGTTCATGTATTTCTTCGGCATAACGTCGAATATCATGTCGCTGGCGGGCATAGCGATCGCGATTTCCGATCTCGTTGATGCCGGCATTGTCGTGACCGAGAATGCTTACCGCGCCATTGAGAAAGAAGGCGTGAGCTTTAAGGATAAGGAGCGCGTCTGGCAGATCGTTTTGGACGCGACAAAGATGGTCGGGCGGCCGATATTTGCATCGATGGCGATCATTGTCGTGGCTTTCGTTCCGGTCTTTGCCCTTACGGGACAGGAAGGAAAGCTTTTCCATCCCCTCGCATACACCAAAACGTTCGCGATGATCGCTGCGGCATTCATTGCGGTGACGTTGGTCCCCGTTCTATGCGGCTTTCTGCTTGGCGGAAAACTCCGTCCCGAGGAATGGAATCCACTGATGCGATTCCTAAGGGCGATATATAAGCCCGTCTTGACCACCGCATTGCGAAACCGTCCCGCAACCATCGCCATTGCATTTGTCTTTTTCGCCGGCGCGATGTTCGTCACAACTCAGATCGGCAGCGAGTTCATGCCTGCATTGAACGAAGGCGATCTGATGTATATGCCCGTCACCGATCCCGGTATCTCGCTTGACGAGGCCACGCGTATACTCAGCAAACAGGACGAGATAATCGCGGGATTTCCTGAGGTGAAATGGGCCGTCGGAAAGGCCGGCCGTGCCGAAAGCTCAACCGATCCCGCTCCAATAAACATGAACGAGACCGTCGTTCATCTTAAGCCCGAAAGCGAGTGGCGGCCGGGAATGACCCGCGAAAAGTTGATCGGAGAGATGGATGCCGAACTCCGGATGCCGGGCGTCACGAATATCTGGACACAGCCGATCATCAATCGTATCGAAATGCTCGCGACGGGCATTCGCTCACAGATCGGCATTAAAGTGTTCGGAAACGATCTCGAAACGATAGAAAAGACCGGGCAAGAGATCGCCGCGATCATTAGAGATGTGCCCGGTGCGGCTGACGTCTATCCCGAGCAGATCGGCGGTGCACCTTATATCGATATCGACATCAATAGGCCGGCGGCAGCTCGTTACGGAATTGAGGTTGCTACGATCCAGGAGGTCGTTGAGCGGGGCATCGGCGAAACGAACCTGACGACGACGATCGAAGGGCGGAACCGTTTCCCTATCCGCGTCCGTTACTCTGAAGAGTTCCGTTCGTCGCCCGAGGCGATCGGACGCATCCCAGTCACTTCGCCGACCGGAGAATCGATACCGCTGTCGATGCTTGCCGAGATACGCACCGTTGAGGGGCCGGCGATGATCCAGAGCGAGAACGGCCTGCTTCGCGGTACGGTCCTGCTGAACGTTCGCGGCCGCGACATCGGCAGCTTTGTTGAAGAGGCGGACGCCCTGCTGCGTCAAAAGATGCAGATGCCGACGGGATATTACTTTAATTGGAGCGGCCAATATGAGAATCAGGTCAGGGCACGCGAACGGCTGATGATCGTGATACCGATCGTGATACTCATAATTTTCGCGACACTATATTTCACATACCACTCGCTACTGGAAGCGGCCCATGTGCTGCTTGCCGTGCCGTTCGCTTTGACCGGCGGATTCTATTTGCTGTGGATGCTGCAATACAACTTTTCGGTCGCGGTCTGGGTCGGCTTCATCGCACTTTTCGGGGCGGCGGTGCAAACGGCCGTCGTAATGGTCGTTTACCTTGAGGAAGCGGTCAGACGAAAACGCGAGGAACTAGGCGAGCTGGACAGTGACAGCTTACTCGACGCTGTGACCGAAGGCGCGTTGCTTCGCCTGCGGCCAAAAGTGATGACCGTGGCAACCATTGTTTTCGGACTGATGCCTATCATGTGGAGTTCGGGTGCCGGCTCCGAAGTTATGAAACCTCTTGCCACGCCGGTCTTTGGCGGGATGATCTCTAGTTTGGTCCACGTGCTGATCGTAACACCTGTGATCTTTTATTGGATCCGAATCTGGGAGTTAAAAAAGGAGTAA
- a CDS encoding FixH family protein, giving the protein MKKITVLLLISIISVFAAACGSSTSGDAAGGKTVKSGPAGNNLTATLSSKDGVLRKGKQDFTLTFTDASGKPVDVGNVALNFHMPAMGTMAVMNNPATFTTTGTPGVYAGKTDLEMGGEWQAQISYEGPAGTGKANLPIVAQ; this is encoded by the coding sequence ATGAAGAAAATTACGGTACTACTACTAATTTCAATTATTTCCGTGTTCGCGGCCGCTTGTGGCTCGTCAACATCCGGCGATGCGGCCGGCGGCAAGACCGTCAAGAGCGGGCCTGCCGGAAACAATTTGACGGCGACGCTTTCGAGCAAGGACGGCGTTCTGCGCAAAGGCAAGCAGGATTTTACGCTTACTTTCACAGACGCTTCCGGCAAACCGGTTGATGTGGGTAATGTCGCACTCAATTTCCATATGCCCGCGATGGGAACGATGGCCGTGATGAACAATCCTGCGACATTTACCACTACAGGGACGCCCGGCGTTTACGCAGGGAAAACCGATCTCGAAATGGGCGGTGAATGGCAGGCACAGATATCGTACGAAGGGCCGGCCGGCACGGGCAAGGCAAACCTGCCGATCGTGGCTCAGTAG
- a CDS encoding rhodanese-like domain-containing protein has translation MNHIFLVILFAISAFGCSTAMTPGTVATGDSVATVSPQQAQEEVSKAYSQFIDVRTPEEFAAGHAARTRNIPLDTIEQNLDLMRRDEPVYLICRSGSRSAKAAQILSNAGFTKVFNIAGGTDAWKAEGLPMSSGKVAGKDEKPQR, from the coding sequence ATGAATCATATTTTTTTAGTTATTCTTTTTGCGATATCAGCTTTTGGATGCAGCACGGCGATGACACCGGGAACCGTTGCGACCGGTGATTCGGTCGCTACAGTTTCGCCGCAGCAGGCTCAGGAGGAGGTTTCTAAGGCGTACTCGCAGTTCATTGACGTCAGGACGCCCGAAGAGTTTGCTGCGGGCCATGCCGCCCGCACTCGAAACATACCGCTCGATACTATCGAACAAAATCTCGACCTGATGCGTCGAGATGAACCCGTTTATCTGATCTGCCGCAGCGGCAGCCGCTCGGCAAAGGCCGCACAGATATTGTCTAATGCCGGCTTTACCAAAGTTTTCAACATAGCGGGCGGCACGGACGCGTGGAAGGCGGAAGGGCTACCGATGAGTTCCGGCAAGGTTGCGGGAAAGGATGAAAAACCACAACGATAG
- a CDS encoding sulfite exporter TauE/SafE family protein encodes MEIAAFLAATLIGLSLGMIGAGGSILTVPVLVYLAGVDPVLATGYSLFVVGSTALVGGLKSARRGMVDFKTAALFGLPSILAVYATRLWLMPLIPEQIFTLGGFTLSKGTGLLLTFAVLMIATSVSMIRERKSVEPEDGEKHKPRNILYVFGEGIGVGVLTGLVGAGGGFLIIPALVLLAGLEMKIAVGTSLFIIAAKSLFGFIGDIQNGELINWSFLAVFTAFSITGIFVGSWLAGFVNGAKLKKAFGWFVLVMGVYMVVRETMFA; translated from the coding sequence ATGGAGATCGCAGCATTTTTGGCCGCCACGCTGATCGGGCTTTCGCTCGGAATGATAGGCGCAGGCGGCAGTATTTTGACGGTTCCGGTGCTGGTTTATTTGGCAGGCGTTGATCCGGTTTTGGCGACGGGCTACTCGCTCTTTGTGGTCGGTTCGACCGCCCTCGTCGGCGGACTAAAGAGCGCACGCCGCGGAATGGTCGATTTCAAGACAGCGGCTCTTTTCGGCCTGCCGTCTATCTTGGCGGTCTATGCGACGCGGCTGTGGCTGATGCCGCTTATACCGGAGCAGATATTCACACTTGGCGGATTTACGCTGTCAAAAGGCACCGGCCTGCTGCTGACGTTTGCGGTTTTAATGATCGCAACGTCAGTTTCGATGATACGCGAACGAAAGAGCGTTGAACCGGAGGACGGTGAGAAACACAAGCCAAGGAATATCCTCTACGTTTTTGGCGAAGGCATCGGCGTAGGCGTCTTGACGGGACTGGTCGGTGCGGGCGGCGGCTTTCTGATCATTCCGGCCCTTGTCCTGCTTGCGGGCCTTGAGATGAAGATCGCCGTTGGCACGTCGCTGTTCATCATTGCGGCAAAATCGCTTTTCGGCTTTATCGGCGATATTCAGAACGGCGAACTCATAAATTGGTCATTTCTTGCCGTGTTCACCGCATTTTCGATCACGGGAATATTTGTGGGTTCCTGGTTAGCTGGATTTGTGAATGGAGCCAAACTGAAAAAAGCCTTTGGTTGGTTCGTGCTTGTGATGGGTGTATATATGGTAGTTAGGGAGACTATGTTCGCATAG
- a CDS encoding DsrE family protein, whose protein sequence is MKTLIIINDAPYGTEKAFNAMRIANQINKDLPEHEVTVFLMADGVNCAIEGQNTPNGYYNVERMLRLALSKGTKVLLCGSCLDARGLHGVKLIEGSARSSMQELAAEIVNSERVLTF, encoded by the coding sequence ATGAAAACACTGATAATAATAAATGACGCACCCTACGGCACTGAAAAAGCGTTCAATGCTATGCGTATCGCAAATCAAATAAACAAGGACCTTCCGGAGCACGAAGTAACGGTATTTCTGATGGCCGACGGGGTGAATTGCGCCATCGAGGGACAAAACACGCCAAATGGCTACTACAACGTAGAAAGAATGTTAAGACTCGCTCTATCAAAGGGAACGAAGGTTTTGCTTTGCGGTAGTTGTCTAGACGCTCGCGGATTACATGGTGTCAAGCTGATCGAAGGCTCAGCACGCAGTTCTATGCAGGAGCTCGCAGCCGAGATCGTGAACAGTGAGCGAGTACTGACATTTTAG
- a CDS encoding MBL fold metallo-hydrolase, protein MKFKQFYLGCLSHASYYIGSGDEAAIIDPQRDVEQYLEEAAANGQKIKYVIETHSHADFVSGHVELAKKTGAEIVFGQRANTQFPTLKVKDGDELTVGDVKLSFMETPGHTPEGITILAKDKTDESAPLKMFTGDTLFIGDVGRPDLIGSKGFTAEQMASMLYDSLHEKILPLPDETEVYPAHGAGSLCGKSLSKETWSTLGEQKRFNYALQPMSREEFVKIVAADQPEVPAYFPLSAAKNLEGSAPLENLPQPKKMTSEELAAFDGIVLDVRSADQFGAGHVPNSINIGLGGQFASWAGTMIPIGVNIAIVAETDEQIDEAVMRLARVGHETVEGFALIGEYSGEKKVVKQVPVEEVAGLMNADTKPQFVDVRRTQEHAGGHAPGTVNIPLDRLAMEFTSLDPNAPTYVICQGGYRSSLGTSILENAGFGEIYNVIGGTKAWIDAGMETAVSTTACVSGR, encoded by the coding sequence ATGAAATTTAAGCAATTTTATCTGGGGTGTCTTTCGCACGCCTCTTATTACATAGGTTCGGGCGACGAAGCGGCGATCATCGATCCGCAGCGTGACGTCGAGCAGTATTTGGAAGAGGCCGCAGCGAACGGACAGAAGATCAAGTATGTGATCGAAACGCATTCGCACGCGGATTTTGTATCGGGACACGTCGAGCTTGCCAAAAAGACCGGGGCCGAGATCGTTTTTGGGCAGCGGGCAAACACACAGTTTCCGACGCTGAAGGTGAAGGACGGTGACGAACTGACGGTAGGCGATGTGAAGCTTTCATTTATGGAAACGCCCGGACACACTCCCGAAGGCATCACGATCTTGGCAAAGGACAAGACCGATGAATCGGCCCCGTTGAAGATGTTCACCGGCGACACGCTGTTCATAGGCGATGTCGGGCGTCCGGACCTAATTGGTTCCAAAGGTTTTACTGCAGAGCAGATGGCGTCAATGCTTTACGATTCGCTGCACGAAAAGATTTTGCCGCTGCCCGACGAAACGGAGGTCTATCCGGCACACGGTGCGGGCTCTCTCTGCGGCAAATCGCTGTCGAAAGAGACCTGGTCAACGCTCGGTGAGCAGAAGCGTTTCAACTACGCACTGCAGCCGATGTCACGCGAAGAATTCGTAAAGATCGTCGCCGCGGATCAGCCTGAAGTTCCGGCATACTTCCCGCTGAGCGCAGCAAAGAACCTGGAAGGTTCGGCCCCGCTTGAGAATTTGCCGCAGCCCAAAAAGATGACGTCCGAAGAGCTTGCTGCTTTTGACGGGATCGTTCTCGACGTGAGAAGCGCCGATCAGTTCGGTGCGGGCCACGTGCCGAATTCGATAAACATCGGGCTCGGCGGGCAGTTCGCTTCGTGGGCGGGAACGATGATCCCTATCGGCGTGAATATCGCTATCGTTGCTGAAACCGACGAACAGATAGACGAGGCGGTGATGCGGCTCGCACGCGTCGGCCACGAAACGGTCGAGGGCTTTGCCTTGATCGGCGAATATTCCGGCGAAAAGAAAGTGGTCAAGCAAGTGCCTGTGGAAGAGGTCGCAGGTCTGATGAACGCGGACACAAAGCCGCAGTTCGTCGACGTTCGCCGCACCCAAGAGCACGCCGGCGGTCACGCTCCCGGAACTGTGAATATTCCGCTCGACCGTCTGGCGATGGAATTCACAAGCCTCGACCCGAATGCTCCGACATACGTGATCTGCCAAGGTGGATATCGTTCGAGCCTGGGAACGAGCATTCTCGAAAATGCCGGTTTTGGTGAGATATACAACGTCATCGGCGGGACAAAAGCCTGGATCGACGCAGGCATGGAAACGGCGGTCTCGACTACGGCCTGTGTCTCCGGAAGATGA
- a CDS encoding rhodanese-like domain-containing protein: MIKQATVHEINELLDSGGECQVIDVREFSEFNSERIADAQLMPLSNFEKHADEIDHSKPVYLMCRSGNRATQAAEKLAAKGFTDIHVVKGGMTAWVGADLPIIKGESKVWSLERQVRFAAGLFVLTGVVLGFAVSPYLFLLSGFVGAGLIFAAVTDTCGMAMVLARMPWNQKPGGNGVVSGQACSK, encoded by the coding sequence ATGATCAAACAAGCAACAGTACACGAGATCAACGAGCTGCTCGACAGCGGCGGCGAATGCCAAGTGATCGACGTTAGGGAATTTTCTGAGTTCAACAGCGAACGCATCGCCGACGCGCAATTAATGCCGCTGTCGAATTTTGAAAAACACGCCGACGAGATCGACCATTCAAAGCCGGTCTATCTGATGTGCCGTTCGGGCAACCGGGCGACGCAGGCAGCAGAGAAGCTCGCCGCAAAAGGATTCACCGATATCCACGTCGTAAAGGGCGGCATGACGGCTTGGGTCGGTGCCGATCTGCCGATCATCAAGGGCGAGTCAAAGGTGTGGTCGCTCGAACGACAGGTGCGTTTCGCTGCGGGGCTATTCGTCCTTACCGGCGTCGTGCTCGGTTTTGCGGTCAGCCCGTATCTGTTTTTGCTCAGCGGGTTTGTCGGAGCAGGGCTGATATTCGCCGCGGTAACGGACACCTGCGGAATGGCGATGGTGCTCGCTCGTATGCCGTGGAATCAGAAGCCGGGCGGAAACGGTGTAGTAAGTGGGCAAGCTTGCAGTAAATAG
- a CDS encoding winged helix-turn-helix transcriptional regulator, with translation MKNELNEKMSPEAVSLVASRFRVLSEPLRLHILQYLEEGEASVTAITNAVGATQPNVSKHLRMLQDEGLVARRGEGNTVYYRIADDSIFELCRVVCGSLKERYSERSAIFG, from the coding sequence ATGAAAAACGAATTAAATGAAAAAATGTCGCCTGAGGCCGTAAGCCTTGTAGCTTCACGGTTTAGAGTGCTCTCAGAGCCGCTGCGGCTGCATATATTGCAGTATTTGGAGGAAGGCGAGGCGAGCGTGACGGCGATCACAAACGCCGTCGGAGCGACTCAGCCGAACGTCAGCAAACATCTCAGAATGCTGCAGGACGAAGGACTGGTCGCCCGCCGCGGCGAGGGCAACACCGTCTATTACCGCATTGCGGACGATTCGATATTCGAGCTTTGCCGTGTGGTCTGCGGCAGCTTGAAGGAGCGTTATTCGGAAAGAAGCGCGATCTTCGGCTGA
- a CDS encoding class I SAM-dependent methyltransferase yields the protein MTDGKEEKRERVREIASEHYKRGDVLGWFDALYKEAAGDNEVIPWADLEPNRYFRRWAEENGLKGNGERALVVGCGLGDDAAYLDDLGFDVTAFDISSTAIEWAKKLYADRNIKFEVMDLFQPFRGWTCGQAGSLRSGGFDFVLEVYTIQPLPIEMRQKTMDAIAAFVAPGGCLVVVTRGRGDDEEVDELPWPISRKELAWFQDAGLEEKSFVVYPSDEEDEPERFIVEYSRPN from the coding sequence ATGACCGATGGAAAAGAAGAAAAACGCGAGCGGGTGCGAGAGATCGCGTCAGAGCATTACAAACGCGGCGACGTGCTCGGCTGGTTCGACGCTTTGTATAAAGAGGCGGCCGGAGACAACGAGGTCATTCCGTGGGCTGACCTGGAGCCGAACCGGTATTTCCGGCGCTGGGCCGAGGAGAACGGCCTGAAAGGGAACGGCGAACGGGCACTCGTCGTCGGCTGCGGACTTGGCGACGATGCGGCTTATCTGGACGATCTAGGTTTCGACGTGACGGCATTCGATATATCGTCGACGGCGATCGAATGGGCGAAAAAACTATATGCGGATAGGAACATAAAGTTTGAGGTGATGGATCTTTTTCAGCCGTTTCGCGGTTGGACCTGCGGGCAGGCTGGCAGCCTGCGGTCCGGCGGATTCGACTTTGTGCTTGAGGTCTATACCATTCAGCCGCTGCCTATCGAGATGCGGCAGAAAACGATGGATGCGATCGCTGCTTTTGTCGCTCCCGGCGGGTGTCTGGTCGTTGTTACGCGCGGCCGCGGCGATGATGAGGAAGTTGATGAATTGCCGTGGCCGATCTCACGAAAGGAATTGGCGTGGTTTCAGGATGCAGGGCTGGAGGAGAAAAGTTTCGTCGTCTATCCTTCCGACGAAGAGGACGAGCCGGAGCGGTTCATCGTCGAATACAGCCGGCCGAATTGA